A region from the Actinoplanes sp. OR16 genome encodes:
- a CDS encoding ubiquinol-cytochrome c reductase iron-sulfur subunit, which yields MTTVHHAGDAGPQPVDVSDPHLSRFDIVKEGLRRDDIEIVTYESQFHGQNSKAEKRVVRNIALLFAISGVLTIAFVVFYIVWPWEFELGHSMSDYYTPILGITLGLGLLALGFGILAWAKKLLPHELSIQQRHSHPSPDDERLITGQTALFVADELGVQRRPLLKGAIALGLAPVGIAIGAPIVGGLIEDPHKGELPMMFTTGFNPGNNGGKLVRLTREDGSAIRPEDVSTGGQMTVYPGIPGGATNHWADSPTLLIHLRADDAAVTRANADADSNGRNVGSMWGNFVAYSKICTHAGCPASLYEQQTNRLLCPCHQSQFLITNNAQPVFGPATRRLPMLPLTVDEEGFFVAASDFKDTVGPDFWERP from the coding sequence ATGACGACTGTGCACCACGCGGGCGACGCCGGCCCTCAGCCGGTCGACGTGAGCGACCCGCACCTGTCGCGATTCGACATCGTGAAGGAAGGGCTCCGGCGCGACGACATCGAGATCGTCACGTACGAGTCGCAGTTCCACGGGCAGAACTCCAAGGCGGAGAAGCGGGTCGTCCGCAACATCGCCCTGCTGTTCGCCATCTCCGGGGTCCTGACGATCGCGTTCGTGGTCTTCTACATCGTCTGGCCGTGGGAGTTCGAGCTCGGCCACTCGATGAGCGACTACTACACGCCGATCCTCGGCATCACCCTCGGCCTCGGCCTGCTGGCGCTCGGCTTCGGCATCCTGGCCTGGGCCAAGAAGCTCCTGCCGCACGAGCTCTCGATCCAGCAGCGGCACAGCCACCCGTCGCCCGACGACGAGCGCCTGATCACCGGTCAGACCGCTCTGTTCGTCGCCGACGAGCTGGGCGTGCAGCGCCGCCCGCTGCTCAAGGGCGCGATCGCGCTCGGCCTCGCGCCGGTCGGCATCGCGATCGGGGCGCCGATCGTCGGCGGCCTGATCGAGGACCCGCACAAGGGCGAGCTGCCGATGATGTTCACGACCGGGTTCAACCCCGGCAACAACGGCGGCAAGCTGGTGCGCCTCACCCGTGAGGACGGCAGCGCCATCCGCCCCGAGGACGTCAGCACCGGCGGTCAGATGACCGTGTACCCCGGCATCCCGGGCGGCGCGACGAACCACTGGGCCGACTCGCCGACGCTGCTGATCCACCTCCGCGCGGACGACGCCGCGGTGACCCGTGCGAACGCCGACGCCGACAGCAACGGCCGGAACGTCGGGTCGATGTGGGGCAACTTCGTGGCGTACTCCAAGATCTGCACGCACGCCGGCTGCCCGGCGAGCCTTTACGAGCAGCAGACGAACCGCCTGCTGTGCCCGTGCCACCAGTCGCAGTTCCTCATCACCAACAACGCGCAGCCGGTCTTCGGGCCCGCGACTCGGCGTCTGCCGATGCTGCCGCTTACAGTGGACGAGGAAGGTTTCTTCGTGGCAGCGTCCGACTTCAAGGACACCGTCGGACCTGACTTCTGGGAGCGGCCGTGA
- a CDS encoding sugar phosphate nucleotidyltransferase — protein MSTEICGVVLAAGEGQRLRPLTELIPKALCPVGNLALLDHALRRLAGAGFTGPSRVAVNAAYLADQVVAHVGDRCHLSVEPDGPLGTSGGVARLKEWIDGRGVLVGNADAYLVDPFRDPGKDIAALLEGWSGDTVRMLTLPCRDGETGGFSGQRFAGFSLMPWRWIEPLADVDSNLVRTVWRPAEAAGELELIAYDGYYLDTGTPADYLTANLHAAAGTSLIADSAVVTGSVTASVVGAGAQVHGSVTECVIWPGAAVAAHESLTGVIRAHNGLTVPASPRA, from the coding sequence GTGAGCACGGAGATCTGCGGGGTCGTCCTCGCCGCCGGTGAGGGACAGCGTCTGCGCCCGCTCACCGAGCTCATCCCGAAAGCCCTCTGCCCGGTCGGCAACCTCGCCCTGCTCGACCACGCCCTGCGCCGCCTCGCCGGCGCCGGGTTCACCGGCCCCTCACGCGTCGCTGTCAACGCGGCCTACCTCGCCGATCAGGTGGTGGCCCACGTCGGCGACCGGTGTCACCTCTCCGTGGAGCCGGACGGCCCGCTCGGCACCTCCGGCGGCGTCGCCCGGCTGAAGGAATGGATCGACGGCCGTGGCGTGCTCGTCGGTAACGCCGACGCCTACCTGGTGGATCCGTTCCGCGACCCCGGCAAGGACATCGCCGCCCTCCTCGAAGGCTGGTCCGGCGACACCGTGCGGATGCTGACCCTGCCCTGCCGCGACGGCGAGACCGGCGGCTTCAGCGGGCAGCGCTTCGCCGGTTTCTCACTGATGCCGTGGCGCTGGATCGAACCACTGGCCGACGTGGACAGCAACCTCGTCCGTACGGTGTGGCGCCCCGCGGAGGCAGCCGGCGAGCTGGAGCTGATCGCCTACGACGGCTACTACCTGGACACCGGCACGCCCGCCGACTACCTGACCGCCAACCTGCACGCGGCGGCCGGCACCAGCCTGATCGCCGACTCGGCCGTCGTGACGGGCTCGGTCACCGCTTCGGTGGTCGGCGCGGGCGCTCAGGTGCACGGCAGCGTCACCGAGTGCGTGATCTGGCCCGGCGCCGCGGTGGCCGCCCACGAGTCCCTCACCGGCGTGATCAGGGCCCACAACGGCCTGACCGTCCCGGCGTCTCCGAGGGCTTGA
- a CDS encoding heme-copper oxidase subunit III, which translates to MTAAAIDKSRIHSLTRPNMVSVGTIVWLSSELMFFAALFAMYFSIRAADYSMWEHHTEALNIPYATTFTVILVLSSVTCQLGVFAAEKGDVFALRRWFTITFVMGLIFVLGQANEYRHLVHDGVTLNGDGYGSMFYLTTGFHGLHVTGGLIAFIIYMIRTTMGRFTPAQATSAIVVSYYWHFVDIVWIALFAMIYWLQ; encoded by the coding sequence GTGACAGCGGCAGCCATCGACAAGAGCCGGATCCACTCGCTGACCCGACCGAACATGGTCAGCGTCGGGACCATCGTGTGGCTCTCCAGCGAGCTCATGTTCTTCGCGGCATTGTTCGCGATGTACTTCTCCATCCGTGCTGCGGACTACAGCATGTGGGAGCACCACACCGAGGCCCTCAACATCCCGTACGCGACGACGTTCACGGTGATCTTGGTCCTCTCGTCGGTGACCTGCCAGCTGGGCGTCTTCGCCGCGGAGAAGGGTGACGTGTTCGCGCTGCGGCGCTGGTTCACGATCACGTTCGTGATGGGACTCATCTTCGTACTCGGCCAGGCGAACGAGTACCGCCACCTGGTGCACGACGGCGTCACGCTGAACGGCGACGGGTACGGGTCGATGTTCTACCTGACCACCGGGTTCCACGGTCTGCACGTGACCGGTGGCCTGATCGCCTTCATCATCTACATGATCCGCACGACGATGGGCCGGTTCACTCCGGCGCAGGCGACGTCGGCAATCGTCGTCTCGTACTACTGGCACTTCGTGGACATCGTGTGGATCGCGCTGTTCGCCATGATCTATTGGCTGCAGTGA
- a CDS encoding bifunctional (p)ppGpp synthetase/guanosine-3',5'-bis(diphosphate) 3'-pyrophosphohydrolase, whose amino-acid sequence MDVDAGHGAALGRALPTTPFTRRLRSIFSFQSSDDDPVATLTRTHRSIHPSADVAVVRRSYAIAESMHRGQFRKSGDPYITHPLAVAQICAELGMDTTTIVAALLHDTVEDTSYTLEALHGDFGPEVTHLVDGVTKFDKAYYGKAAEGETIRKMIVAAGKDVRVLVIKLADRLHNMRTLDARSPASRARIATATLDVLVPLCDRLGIQALKRDLDDVVLFHLEPDSYARIDEHVKNRPGWDEYLADVSAKARTALRRSRVDAVVTPRPRHYYSIWKDTVAGGHSVPLDLPRIAVIVDGPDTDCYAALGAIHGRWRPVAGRFKDFIASPKNNLYRSLHTTVVGPEGKLVEVLIRTETMHRYSEYGVATSYRYPKVADEPPGADQLTWLKRVLDWQQDTTDAAQFLDSLRCDLAEGQITVFAHGNAHELPSGSTPVDVAYELSPRKGDQCLAATINGRLAPLSSPLRDGDVVEIFSDTDAPAETEPNAPRGPRREWLGFVKSSQAQMQINRFFDEKNEPGISIADKVRLGRATIGLTLRKHDRGLASEVPLRRLAEELGYPDLETLLVAVCERSLEPDAVVEQLIALVDHPD is encoded by the coding sequence GTGGACGTCGACGCCGGCCACGGCGCCGCTCTGGGGCGTGCCCTGCCGACCACGCCCTTCACCCGGCGGTTGCGCTCGATCTTCAGCTTCCAGAGCAGCGACGACGATCCGGTCGCCACGCTGACCCGGACTCATCGGAGCATCCACCCCTCGGCCGACGTCGCTGTGGTCCGCCGCAGCTACGCGATCGCCGAGAGCATGCACCGTGGTCAGTTCCGGAAGTCCGGCGATCCCTACATCACGCACCCGCTCGCCGTCGCGCAGATCTGCGCCGAGCTCGGCATGGACACCACGACGATCGTCGCCGCCCTGCTGCACGACACCGTCGAGGACACCAGCTACACGCTCGAGGCGCTGCACGGCGACTTCGGCCCCGAGGTGACCCACCTGGTCGACGGCGTGACCAAGTTCGACAAGGCCTACTACGGCAAGGCCGCCGAGGGCGAGACGATCCGCAAGATGATCGTCGCGGCCGGCAAGGACGTGCGGGTCCTGGTCATCAAGCTGGCCGACCGGCTGCACAACATGCGGACGCTCGACGCCCGCTCCCCCGCCTCCCGCGCCCGCATCGCCACGGCCACGCTCGACGTGCTCGTCCCGCTCTGCGACCGGCTCGGCATCCAGGCCCTCAAGCGCGACCTCGACGACGTGGTGCTGTTCCATCTGGAGCCCGACTCCTACGCGCGCATCGACGAGCACGTGAAGAACCGGCCCGGCTGGGACGAATACCTCGCCGACGTCTCGGCGAAGGCCCGCACCGCCCTGCGCCGCTCCCGGGTGGACGCCGTGGTGACCCCACGTCCCCGGCACTACTACTCGATCTGGAAGGACACGGTCGCCGGCGGGCACAGCGTCCCGCTCGACCTGCCCCGCATCGCGGTGATCGTGGACGGCCCGGACACCGACTGTTACGCCGCGCTCGGCGCGATCCACGGCCGATGGCGCCCGGTGGCCGGCCGTTTCAAGGACTTCATCGCCTCGCCGAAGAACAATCTCTACCGGTCGCTGCACACCACCGTGGTCGGCCCCGAGGGCAAGCTGGTCGAGGTGCTGATCCGCACCGAGACCATGCACAGGTACTCGGAGTACGGCGTGGCCACCAGCTACCGATATCCCAAGGTGGCCGACGAGCCACCCGGCGCCGACCAACTCACCTGGCTCAAGCGGGTGCTGGACTGGCAGCAGGACACCACCGACGCGGCCCAATTCCTCGACTCGCTCCGATGTGACCTCGCCGAGGGCCAGATCACGGTCTTCGCCCACGGCAACGCGCACGAGCTCCCCAGCGGTTCCACCCCGGTCGACGTGGCCTACGAGCTGAGCCCCCGCAAGGGCGACCAGTGTCTCGCCGCGACCATCAACGGACGTCTCGCCCCTCTCAGCTCCCCCCTCCGTGACGGTGACGTCGTCGAGATCTTCTCCGACACCGACGCGCCGGCCGAGACCGAGCCCAACGCGCCCCGCGGCCCGCGCCGGGAGTGGCTCGGATTCGTGAAGTCCAGCCAGGCACAGATGCAGATCAACCGGTTCTTCGACGAGAAGAACGAGCCGGGCATCAGCATCGCCGACAAGGTCCGGCTCGGCCGCGCCACCATCGGGCTCACCCTCCGCAAACACGACCGCGGTCTCGCCAGCGAGGTCCCGCTGCGCCGGCTCGCCGAGGAGCTCGGCTACCCCGACCTGGAAACCCTCCTGGTCGCCGTCTGTGAGCGCAGCCTCGAACCGGACGCGGTGGTCGAGCAGCTGATCGCCCTCGTGGACCATCCGGATTAA
- a CDS encoding cytochrome c oxidase assembly protein: MRSDEIASLAASGGDTGLPPFSPAVIFTQINPISLIALGLMVSAALYLYGVWRLRQRGDHWPPGRTAAFVAGGLGSIAAVSVTGIEAYDTTLISVHMVQHMVLSMVGPIFLALGAPTTLALRVLDKKPRKVLLKVLHSRYVRVLTFPLVAFGLFIANPFVLYFTGAYRLTLEHAWLHEFVHLHFVVTGCLFFWPLLGLDPLPNRWPYPGRALLMVLSVPFHTVLGLTIMQSKELLGGDWYPNLGLSWMDPYADQVTAGGILWAGGEIVSVTMLGILVVQWVRQSEREARRIDRALDREEALAATKRPEPDAQ; this comes from the coding sequence GTGCGTTCCGACGAAATAGCCTCACTCGCGGCCTCCGGCGGGGATACTGGACTCCCGCCTTTCAGCCCGGCGGTCATCTTCACCCAGATCAACCCGATCAGCCTGATCGCACTGGGTCTGATGGTCTCGGCGGCGCTGTATCTCTATGGCGTGTGGCGCCTGCGTCAGCGTGGCGACCACTGGCCACCGGGGCGGACCGCGGCCTTCGTCGCTGGTGGACTCGGGTCCATCGCGGCGGTGTCGGTGACCGGCATCGAGGCGTACGACACCACCTTGATCTCGGTGCACATGGTCCAGCACATGGTGCTCTCCATGGTCGGGCCGATCTTCCTGGCCCTGGGCGCGCCGACCACCCTCGCTCTGCGGGTGCTGGACAAGAAGCCGCGCAAGGTCCTGCTCAAGGTCCTGCACAGCCGGTACGTCCGGGTGCTGACGTTCCCCCTGGTCGCGTTCGGACTGTTCATCGCGAACCCGTTCGTCCTCTACTTCACCGGGGCTTATCGCCTGACCCTCGAGCACGCCTGGTTGCACGAGTTCGTCCACCTGCACTTCGTGGTGACCGGCTGCCTCTTCTTCTGGCCGCTGCTGGGCCTCGACCCGCTGCCGAACCGCTGGCCGTACCCGGGTCGCGCGCTGCTGATGGTCCTGTCCGTGCCGTTCCACACCGTGCTCGGGCTGACGATCATGCAGAGCAAGGAGCTGCTCGGCGGCGACTGGTACCCGAACCTCGGCCTGAGCTGGATGGATCCGTACGCCGACCAGGTCACCGCGGGCGGCATCCTGTGGGCCGGCGGCGAGATCGTCAGCGTCACGATGCTCGGCATCCTGGTGGTCCAGTGGGTCCGCCAGTCGGAACGCGAGGCCCGGCGGATCGACCGCGCCCTGGACCGCGAGGAAGCCCTGGCCGCCACGAAGCGACCGGAGCCGGACGCTCAATAA
- a CDS encoding NUDIX domain-containing protein, producing MKTSRQLRGFAYQVFYGLPLPVRRHLARALSPKYLVGAVVILRDAETPGRILLLRQPPGRGWGLPAGLLKRRELPAVGAARELFEESGVRMEPGDLIPGIPNAIVHPNGGVVDTVFFGSVPASTTPLAVDGGEVLEARWFPIDDLPKLTWPTERLLGVYDIGPRAGELPPSVSAPARDQAQ from the coding sequence GTGAAAACCTCTCGGCAACTACGCGGCTTCGCCTATCAGGTGTTCTACGGTCTGCCGTTGCCGGTCCGCCGCCACCTCGCGCGGGCGCTCTCCCCGAAATACCTGGTCGGCGCCGTCGTCATCCTCCGCGACGCGGAGACGCCCGGGCGCATTCTGCTGCTGCGCCAGCCTCCGGGACGCGGCTGGGGCCTTCCGGCCGGTCTGCTCAAGCGCCGCGAATTGCCTGCGGTGGGTGCCGCGCGCGAGCTTTTCGAAGAATCGGGCGTACGGATGGAGCCCGGCGATCTGATCCCCGGCATCCCGAACGCGATCGTCCACCCCAACGGGGGTGTCGTCGACACCGTCTTCTTCGGTTCGGTGCCGGCCTCCACCACTCCGCTCGCCGTGGACGGTGGTGAGGTCCTCGAGGCCCGCTGGTTCCCGATCGACGACCTGCCGAAGCTGACCTGGCCCACCGAGCGTCTCCTCGGCGTCTACGACATCGGCCCGCGCGCCGGTGAGCTGCCGCCGTCGGTGTCCGCCCCGGCCCGGGACCAGGCCCAGTGA
- a CDS encoding pentapeptide repeat-containing protein, with protein MLALAGCGLRADRARSRSRLSRSRLSRSRLSRSRLSRSRLSRSRLSRSRLSRSRLSCLSRSRPSRILNDLAPSGVEDHSRSVGARGERRDQRSLLLAVPVVAGRGLSARTVLARWLCPSSRAVASPLTVLALAGCGLHADRVRFAGCGVLLFAAWSGEHESRPVLVGCGSLP; from the coding sequence GTGCTCGCTCTCGCTGGCTGTGGCCTCCGCGCGGACCGTGCTCGTTCCCGCTCGCGCCTCTCCCGCTCGCGCCTCTCCCGCTCGCGCCTCTCCCGCTCGCGCCTCTCCCGCTCGCGCCTCTCCCGCTCGCGCCTCTCCCGCTCGCGCCTCTCCCGCTCGCGCCTCTCGTGCCTCTCGCGCTCGCGCCCGTCCCGGATCTTGAACGATCTGGCACCTTCGGGGGTCGAAGATCACTCAAGATCTGTGGGGGCGAGAGGGGAACGCCGTGATCAGCGCTCGCTCTTGCTGGCTGTGCCCGTGGTCGCGGGCCGTGGCCTGTCCGCGCGGACCGTGCTCGCTCGCTGGCTGTGCCCGTCGTCGCGGGCTGTGGCCTCTCCGCTGACCGTGCTTGCTCTCGCCGGCTGTGGCCTCCACGCGGACCGTGTTCGGTTCGCCGGCTGTGGCGTATTGCTGTTCGCGGCGTGGTCTGGCGAGCATGAGTCACGGCCGGTCCTGGTCGGCTGTGGCTCATTGCCGTGA
- a CDS encoding c-type cytochrome has product MTSDTPARRRARVFTRRRSAPSRARRRLGAAVRMIAALALAGGVYTAFTPGAFAEDNVQLSAAAQEGKALFDNSCISCHGRDAQGVEDRGPSLIGVGSASVEFQVSTGRMPMTRQEAQAEQKKPQFDETQTKQLAQYIQELGGGPQVPDGPLVDDLETNPESLARGGELFRINCTSCHGFGGGGGALSSGKFAPSLHDATAEQIYAAMLTGPQNMPVFGDNQLTPDEKRSIITYITVQLQQDKDPGGLFNLGRYGPSTEGMAIFLVGIVLLVFTSLWIAGKS; this is encoded by the coding sequence ATGACTTCTGACACCCCCGCCCGCAGGCGTGCCCGGGTGTTCACCCGGAGGCGCAGCGCGCCGAGCCGGGCACGCCGGCGGCTCGGTGCAGCGGTTCGCATGATCGCGGCGCTGGCACTCGCCGGAGGCGTGTACACCGCCTTCACCCCCGGCGCGTTCGCCGAGGACAACGTCCAGCTCTCCGCTGCGGCTCAGGAGGGCAAGGCTCTCTTCGACAACAGCTGCATCTCCTGCCACGGGCGGGACGCGCAGGGCGTCGAGGACCGCGGCCCGAGCCTGATCGGCGTCGGTTCCGCCTCCGTGGAGTTCCAGGTCAGCACCGGCCGCATGCCGATGACGCGCCAGGAAGCCCAGGCGGAGCAGAAGAAGCCGCAGTTCGACGAAACCCAGACCAAGCAGCTCGCGCAGTACATCCAGGAGCTGGGTGGCGGTCCGCAGGTCCCCGACGGCCCGCTCGTCGACGATCTGGAGACCAACCCGGAGTCGCTGGCCCGCGGTGGCGAGCTGTTCCGGATCAACTGCACCTCCTGCCACGGCTTCGGCGGTGGTGGTGGCGCCCTGTCGTCCGGCAAGTTCGCTCCGAGCCTGCACGACGCCACGGCCGAGCAGATCTACGCGGCCATGCTGACCGGACCGCAGAACATGCCGGTCTTCGGTGACAACCAGCTCACGCCGGACGAGAAGCGCTCGATCATCACCTACATCACGGTGCAGCTCCAGCAGGACAAGGACCCGGGCGGCCTGTTCAACCTCGGTCGCTACGGCCCGTCGACGGAAGGCATGGCGATCTTCCTGGTCGGCATCGTCCTCCTGGTCTTCACGTCTCTCTGGATTGCGGGGAAGTCATGA
- a CDS encoding ubiquinol-cytochrome c reductase cytochrome b subunit yields MKRRKVDLAEAPVTFAKGVDDRFQAATPLRALLNKVFPDHWSFLLGEIALFSFIVLLLSGVFLTLFFDPSMKEIAYDGSYLGLRGTEMSAAYASSLHLSFEVRGGLFMRQMHHWAALLFMASIIVHMARVFFTGAYRKPREINWVIGVLLFLLGFFAGFTGYSLPDDGLSGTGLRIASAIMLTLPVIGTWLSAAIFGGEFPGELIIGRFYIAHVLLIPGILLGLIAAHLGIVFKQKHTQWPGPMRTNDNVVGERMFPRYAMKQGGFFMAVFGVIALMAGLFQINPIWLFGPYRASEVSSASQPDFYVMFMDGLVRLMPNWQIYIFNYSLPPMFWPAVVGLGALFTLPMAWPWLEARKTKDKRTHHLLERPRDNPERVGIGSMAFTFFMIATISGANDVIADKFHISLNAMTWAGRIGLVLLPPLAYYIAVRICLGLQQHDRQVLAHGVETGIIKRLPNGQFVEVHQPLGPVDDHGHPVPLEYAGWVVPKKMNRLGALAPAVKGFFYPVEKPAETPVSPAVGGPVKKEEIKSGR; encoded by the coding sequence GTGAAGCGCCGAAAAGTTGACCTCGCAGAGGCGCCCGTCACCTTCGCCAAGGGGGTGGACGACAGGTTCCAGGCTGCGACCCCACTGCGTGCCCTGCTGAACAAGGTCTTCCCTGACCACTGGTCGTTCCTGCTCGGCGAGATCGCGCTCTTCTCGTTCATCGTGCTGCTGCTGAGCGGCGTGTTCCTGACGCTCTTCTTCGACCCGTCGATGAAGGAGATCGCGTACGACGGCTCCTACCTCGGCCTCCGTGGCACCGAGATGTCGGCCGCCTACGCGTCGTCGCTGCACCTGTCGTTCGAGGTGCGCGGTGGTCTGTTCATGCGTCAGATGCACCACTGGGCGGCGCTGCTGTTCATGGCGTCGATCATCGTGCACATGGCCCGTGTCTTCTTCACCGGCGCGTACCGCAAGCCGCGTGAGATCAACTGGGTCATCGGCGTGCTGCTGTTCCTGCTCGGGTTCTTCGCCGGCTTCACCGGCTACTCGCTCCCGGACGACGGCCTCTCCGGCACCGGTCTCCGCATCGCCTCGGCGATCATGCTGACCCTCCCGGTCATCGGCACCTGGCTCTCCGCCGCGATCTTCGGTGGCGAGTTCCCGGGCGAGCTGATCATCGGCCGGTTCTACATCGCGCACGTGCTGCTCATCCCGGGCATCCTGCTCGGCCTGATCGCGGCCCACCTGGGCATCGTCTTCAAGCAGAAGCACACGCAGTGGCCGGGCCCGATGCGGACCAACGACAACGTCGTCGGCGAGCGGATGTTCCCGCGCTACGCGATGAAGCAGGGCGGCTTCTTCATGGCCGTCTTCGGTGTCATCGCACTGATGGCCGGCCTCTTCCAGATCAACCCGATCTGGCTGTTCGGGCCGTACCGGGCCTCCGAGGTCTCCTCGGCCTCACAGCCCGACTTCTACGTCATGTTCATGGACGGCCTGGTCCGTCTCATGCCGAACTGGCAGATCTACATCTTCAACTACAGCCTCCCGCCGATGTTCTGGCCCGCGGTGGTCGGCCTCGGCGCGCTGTTCACGCTGCCGATGGCGTGGCCGTGGCTGGAGGCGCGCAAGACCAAGGACAAGCGAACCCACCACCTGCTCGAGCGTCCCCGCGACAACCCCGAGCGGGTCGGCATCGGCTCGATGGCGTTCACCTTCTTCATGATCGCCACGATCTCCGGCGCCAACGACGTCATCGCCGACAAGTTCCACATCAGCCTGAACGCGATGACCTGGGCGGGCCGCATCGGCCTGGTGCTGCTGCCCCCGCTGGCGTACTACATCGCCGTCCGCATCTGCCTGGGCCTCCAGCAGCACGACCGCCAGGTCCTGGCACACGGCGTCGAGACCGGCATCATCAAGCGCCTGCCGAACGGCCAGTTCGTCGAGGTGCACCAGCCCCTCGGCCCGGTCGACGACCACGGCCACCCGGTCCCGCTGGAGTACGCCGGCTGGGTCGTCCCGAAGAAGATGAACCGCCTCGGCGCCCTGGCACCCGCGGTGAAGGGCTTCTTCTACCCGGTCGAGAAGCCGGCCGAGACCCCGGTCTCCCCGGCGGTCGGCGGCCCGGTCAAGAAGGAAGAGATCAAGTCCGGCCGCTAG
- a CDS encoding Lrp/AsnC family transcriptional regulator, with product MNTAIVHIDCATDSIPEVAEALAALEGVSEVYSVAGGVDLIAIVRVPRFDDIAEVIAGKISKTPGVVNSETFVAFRAYSKHDLEDAFAIGLPDAD from the coding sequence GTGAACACCGCGATCGTCCACATCGACTGCGCCACCGACTCGATTCCTGAGGTGGCCGAGGCCCTCGCCGCGCTGGAAGGGGTCAGCGAGGTCTACTCGGTGGCCGGCGGTGTGGATCTCATCGCCATCGTCCGGGTGCCGCGGTTCGACGACATCGCCGAGGTCATCGCCGGGAAGATCTCGAAGACGCCGGGCGTGGTGAACAGCGAGACGTTCGTGGCGTTCCGGGCGTACTCCAAGCATGACCTGGAGGACGCCTTCGCGATCGGCCTGCCCGACGCCGACTGA